Proteins from a single region of Oreochromis niloticus isolate F11D_XX linkage group LG7, O_niloticus_UMD_NMBU, whole genome shotgun sequence:
- the ssna1 gene encoding microtubule nucleation factor SSNA1 — protein sequence MTQQAAALQTYNNELVKCIEELCSKRDELNRQIKQEEEEKERLQHDIRVLSEKLSRVNESLTQRLAARATFDRTIAETEAAYTKILESSQSLLSVLKQEAGNLSKATEPRRTEH from the exons ATGACCCAACAAGCTGCAGCTCTGCAGACCTACAACAACGAGCTGGTCAAAT GTATCGAGGAGCTTTGCTCGAAGCGGGATGAGCTGAACCGACAGATCAAgcaagaggaagaggaaaaggaGCGGCTGCAGCATGACATCCGTGTCCTCTCGGAGAAGCTGAGCCGAGTCAATGAGAGCCTGACCCAGAGACTCGCCGCACGCGCCACCTTTGACCGCACCATCGCCGAGACGGAGGCTGCATACACCAAG ATATTGGAGAGCTCCCAGTCTCTCCTGAGCGTCCTAAAGCAGGAAGCAGGAAACCTCAGTAAAGCCACGGAGCCTCGGAGGACGGAGCACTGA